In the Streptomyces formicae genome, one interval contains:
- a CDS encoding helix-turn-helix domain-containing protein: MWLSTSNKDLPTRDQLPFWSELVSRELAPLTLTDLGSVRVAAFSSPPAHLSRTWADVRRSDPGTYQLTFVSGSPLWISQRRQDSGLVFGDMVLFDLSQPFEGEVPDRGRNTEVVIIQLPNDELPLPVNRVRQLLARPLSVRTGMGAILARFVSSLHTFGPDCAPGELDRLGTVTLDLAAAGLAQHLGAYEELPADTRRQAMLSRVNAFIDHNLGDPELTPAAVATHHHISLRSLHSLFHQQGETVAASIRRRRLARCHADLLDPRLRHRPISVVAARWGLLRPADFSRAFRAAYGVSPRELRRTAPQGTPPPGRSARNDK; this comes from the coding sequence ATGTGGCTGAGCACGTCGAACAAGGATCTGCCTACGCGGGATCAGCTTCCGTTCTGGAGCGAGCTGGTCTCCCGCGAGCTCGCGCCCCTCACCCTGACCGACCTCGGTTCCGTGCGGGTGGCCGCGTTCAGCAGCCCGCCCGCGCATCTGAGCCGGACCTGGGCGGACGTCCGGCGATCCGACCCGGGCACGTATCAGCTGACGTTCGTGTCCGGCAGCCCGCTGTGGATCAGCCAGCGGCGCCAGGACTCGGGGCTCGTCTTCGGCGACATGGTGCTCTTCGACCTCTCGCAGCCGTTCGAGGGCGAGGTGCCCGACCGAGGGCGCAACACCGAGGTGGTCATCATTCAACTGCCCAACGACGAACTGCCGTTGCCGGTGAACAGAGTGCGCCAGCTCCTCGCCAGGCCCCTGTCGGTCCGCACCGGCATGGGAGCGATCCTCGCCCGGTTCGTCTCCTCGCTGCACACCTTCGGCCCCGACTGCGCCCCCGGTGAGCTGGACCGGCTCGGCACGGTGACCCTCGACCTGGCGGCAGCCGGTCTGGCCCAGCACCTCGGCGCGTACGAGGAGCTGCCGGCCGACACCCGCCGACAGGCCATGCTGTCGCGCGTCAACGCCTTCATCGACCACAACCTCGGCGATCCGGAGCTGACACCCGCGGCCGTCGCGACCCACCACCACATCTCCCTGCGCTCCCTGCACTCGCTCTTCCATCAGCAGGGCGAGACGGTGGCGGCCTCGATCCGCCGACGGCGCCTGGCGCGCTGCCACGCCGATCTCCTCGATCCCAGGCTGCGGCACCGCCCCATCAGCGTCGTCGCCGCCCGGTGGGGGCTCCTGCGCCCCGCGGACTTCAGCAGGGCGTTCCGCGCCGCGTACGGGGTCTCTCCCAGGGAACTGCGCCGGACGGCGCCGCAGGGCACGCCGCCTCCGGGACGGTCTGCGCGCAACGACAAGTAA
- a CDS encoding crotonase/enoyl-CoA hydratase family protein, giving the protein MGGTEHLTVRREGATLILTLNRPEAKNALSLPMLVGLYDGWLEADADDRVRSIVLTGAGGAFCAGMDLKALAGKGMDGQEYRDRMTADPDLHWKAMLRHHRPRKPVVAAVEGYCVAGGTEILQGTDIRVAGESATFGLFEVKRGLFPIGGSTVRLPRQIPRTHALEMLLTGRPYSAAEAASIGLIGHVVPDGAALEKALVIAEQINACGPLAVEAVKASVYETAEMSEGDGLAAELKRGWPIFDTADAKEGSRAFAEKRAPVFRRA; this is encoded by the coding sequence ATGGGTGGGACGGAACACCTCACCGTGCGGCGCGAAGGCGCCACACTGATACTCACGCTGAACAGGCCCGAAGCGAAGAACGCCCTCTCGCTGCCGATGCTCGTGGGCCTGTACGACGGCTGGCTGGAGGCCGACGCGGATGACCGGGTCCGCTCGATCGTGCTCACCGGCGCGGGTGGCGCGTTCTGCGCGGGCATGGACCTCAAGGCCCTCGCGGGCAAGGGCATGGACGGGCAGGAGTACCGGGACCGGATGACGGCCGACCCCGATCTGCACTGGAAGGCGATGCTGCGCCACCACCGCCCCCGCAAGCCCGTCGTCGCGGCCGTCGAGGGGTACTGCGTCGCGGGCGGCACCGAGATCCTCCAGGGCACCGACATCCGCGTCGCGGGCGAGTCCGCGACGTTCGGGCTCTTCGAGGTCAAGCGCGGGCTCTTCCCCATCGGCGGATCGACGGTCCGGCTGCCGCGGCAGATTCCCCGTACGCATGCGTTGGAGATGTTGCTTACGGGTCGGCCCTACTCGGCCGCGGAGGCCGCGTCCATCGGGCTCATCGGGCACGTGGTGCCGGACGGTGCCGCACTGGAGAAGGCGCTGGTCATCGCCGAGCAGATCAATGCGTGTGGGCCGTTGGCCGTGGAAGCGGTGAAGGCGTCGGTCTACGAGACCGCTGAGATGTCCGAGGGGGACGGGCTTGCGGCCGAGCTGAAGCGGGGGTGGCCGATCTTCGACACCGCTGATGCGAAGGAGGGCTCCAGAGCCTTCGCGGAGAAGAGGGCTCCTGTTTTCCGGCGTGCGTAG
- a CDS encoding thiolase domain-containing protein, which yields MGKEPVAVVGIGQTKHVAARRDVSIAGLVREAAQRALADAELTWVDIDAVVIGKAPDFFEGVMMPELYLADALGAVGKPMLRVHTAGSVGGSTALVAANLVAGRVHGTVLTLAFEKQSESNAMWGLSLPIPFQQPLLAGAGGFFAPHVRAYMRRTGAPDSVGSLVAYKDRRNALKNPYAHLHERDITLEKVQASPMLWDPIRYSETCPSSDGACAMVLTDRAGAARAPRPPAWMHGGAMRSEPTLFAGKDFVSPQAGKDCAADVYRQAGIADPRREIDAVEMYVPFSWYEPMWLENLGFAAEGEGWKLTESGVTELEGDLPVNMSGGVLSTNPIGASGMIRFAEAALQVRGQAGEHQVEGARRALGHAYGGGSQFFSMWLVGAEPPTT from the coding sequence GTGGGCAAGGAGCCGGTCGCCGTCGTCGGCATCGGCCAGACCAAGCACGTCGCCGCACGGCGGGACGTGTCCATCGCGGGACTCGTCCGCGAGGCCGCCCAACGTGCCCTGGCCGACGCCGAGTTGACCTGGGTCGACATCGACGCCGTGGTCATCGGCAAGGCGCCCGACTTCTTCGAGGGCGTCATGATGCCGGAGCTGTACCTCGCCGACGCGCTCGGCGCGGTCGGCAAACCCATGCTGCGCGTGCACACCGCGGGTTCCGTCGGCGGCTCCACCGCGCTCGTCGCCGCGAACCTCGTCGCGGGCCGCGTCCACGGCACCGTCCTGACCCTCGCCTTCGAAAAGCAGTCGGAATCCAACGCGATGTGGGGGCTCTCGCTGCCCATCCCGTTCCAGCAGCCGCTCCTCGCGGGCGCGGGCGGCTTCTTCGCCCCGCACGTACGCGCCTACATGAGGCGCACCGGAGCCCCCGACTCGGTCGGCTCCCTCGTCGCGTACAAGGACCGGCGCAACGCCCTGAAGAACCCCTACGCGCACCTCCACGAGCGGGACATCACCCTGGAGAAGGTCCAGGCGTCGCCGATGCTCTGGGACCCGATCCGCTACTCGGAGACCTGCCCGTCCTCCGACGGCGCCTGCGCGATGGTCCTCACCGACCGCGCGGGCGCGGCCCGTGCGCCCCGGCCGCCCGCCTGGATGCACGGCGGCGCGATGCGCAGCGAGCCCACGCTCTTCGCGGGCAAGGACTTCGTGTCGCCCCAGGCGGGCAAGGACTGCGCGGCCGACGTCTACCGGCAGGCGGGCATCGCGGATCCGCGCAGGGAGATCGACGCCGTCGAGATGTACGTGCCGTTCTCCTGGTACGAGCCGATGTGGCTGGAGAACCTGGGCTTCGCCGCGGAGGGCGAGGGCTGGAAGCTCACCGAGTCCGGCGTGACGGAGCTCGAGGGCGATCTCCCGGTGAACATGTCGGGCGGCGTCCTGTCCACCAACCCGATCGGCGCGTCCGGCATGATCCGCTTCGCCGAAGCGGCACTCCAGGTGCGCGGGCAGGCGGGCGAACACCAAGTGGAGGGCGCCCGCAGGGCACTTGGCCACGCCTACGGAGGCGGCTCCCAGTTCTTCTCCATGTGGCTCGTCGGAGCCGAGCCGCCCACCACCTGA
- a CDS encoding glycosyl hydrolase family 95 catalytic domain-containing protein, producing MKSALGGAAAVAAGGGGLAGAVAGSAEAAEGGGSPREPSDESLLWYRMPAADWEREALPIGNGALGAMVFGTLATERLQFNEKTLWTGGPGSREGYDFGNWRAARPGALDAVRAELDEKGRLAPDAVAGELGQARRGYGAHQTFGDLRIDVPGTPDAPDGSYRRSLDLGQGLATVVYRRQQVLHRREFFASYPDGVIVGKLSAARAAQVTCTLRYTSPRADSTARAAGDRITVRGQLADNGLVFEAQIRIAHRGGTRTAHADGSVTVTGADHVWFVLAAGTAYADTYPDYRGDDPHAALTRTVDAAVAQGHDALRARHLRDHRALFDRVTLDIRQALPADVPTDQLLKQYAGGTSAADRALEALFFQYGRYLLIASSRAGSLPANLQGVWNNSTTPPWSADYHTNINLQMNYWLAEAANLPETTAPYDRFVEALRAPGRRTAKEMFGSRGWVVHNETNPYGFTGVHDWSTAFWFPEAAAWLTAQLYEHYRFGSSTDYLRSTAYPAMKEAAEFWLDNLRTDPRDGTLVVTPSYSPEHGDFSAGGAMAQQIVHDLLTNTLEAARTLGESRAFRVELEQALDALDPGLRVGSWGQLQEWKADVDDKNDDHRHVSHLYALHPGRQIEPGSRWADAAKVSLTARGDGGTGWSKAWKINFWARLRDGDHAHKMLGEQLTFSTLPNLWDTHPPFQIDGNFGATSGIVEMLLQSQHDVIEVLPALPAGWPEGAVRGLRARGGATVDIEWSAGRASRIVVRATRTRELTVRSDLLSGGRRTFKARAGQRYVFV from the coding sequence ATGAAGTCCGCGCTGGGCGGGGCAGCCGCCGTAGCGGCGGGCGGAGGCGGGCTCGCAGGCGCCGTCGCGGGCAGCGCGGAGGCGGCGGAAGGTGGGGGATCACCCAGAGAGCCATCCGATGAATCTCTGCTCTGGTATCGGATGCCCGCCGCCGACTGGGAGCGCGAGGCCCTCCCCATCGGCAATGGAGCCCTGGGCGCCATGGTCTTCGGAACCCTCGCCACCGAGCGGCTCCAGTTCAACGAGAAGACCCTGTGGACGGGCGGTCCTGGCTCCCGGGAGGGCTACGACTTCGGCAACTGGCGCGCGGCGCGGCCCGGCGCGCTCGACGCCGTCCGCGCGGAGCTCGACGAGAAGGGCAGGCTCGCCCCCGACGCGGTCGCGGGCGAGCTCGGTCAGGCCCGGCGCGGCTACGGGGCGCACCAGACGTTCGGGGACCTGCGCATCGACGTGCCGGGGACGCCGGACGCGCCGGACGGCTCGTACCGTCGGAGCCTCGATCTGGGTCAGGGCCTCGCCACGGTCGTCTATCGCCGTCAACAGGTGCTCCACCGCAGGGAGTTCTTCGCCTCGTACCCGGACGGCGTGATCGTCGGCAAGCTCTCCGCGGCGCGCGCCGCACAGGTCACCTGCACCCTGCGGTACACCTCGCCGCGCGCCGATTCCACGGCGCGGGCCGCCGGGGACCGGATCACCGTGCGCGGCCAACTCGCGGACAACGGGCTCGTGTTCGAGGCCCAGATCCGGATCGCGCACCGGGGCGGCACCCGCACCGCGCACGCCGACGGGAGCGTCACGGTGACCGGCGCCGACCACGTCTGGTTCGTCCTCGCCGCGGGCACCGCGTACGCCGACACCTATCCCGACTACCGGGGCGACGACCCGCACGCCGCCCTCACCCGTACCGTCGACGCGGCAGTCGCCCAGGGCCACGACGCCCTGCGCGCCCGCCACCTGCGCGATCACCGTGCCCTCTTCGACCGCGTCACCCTCGACATCCGTCAGGCCCTGCCCGCCGACGTCCCGACCGACCAGCTCCTCAAGCAGTACGCGGGAGGAACGAGCGCCGCCGACCGGGCCCTGGAGGCGCTTTTCTTCCAGTACGGCCGCTATCTGCTCATCGCCTCGTCGCGCGCGGGGTCGCTGCCCGCCAACCTCCAGGGCGTGTGGAACAACAGCACCACGCCTCCCTGGTCGGCGGACTACCACACCAACATCAACCTCCAGATGAACTACTGGCTCGCCGAGGCGGCCAACCTGCCGGAGACCACCGCTCCGTACGACCGGTTCGTCGAGGCCCTGCGCGCGCCGGGGCGCCGCACGGCCAAGGAGATGTTCGGCAGCCGGGGCTGGGTCGTGCACAACGAGACCAATCCGTACGGCTTCACCGGCGTGCACGACTGGTCGACCGCCTTCTGGTTCCCCGAGGCCGCGGCCTGGCTGACCGCGCAGCTCTACGAGCACTACCGCTTCGGCAGCTCCACGGACTACCTGCGCTCCACCGCGTACCCCGCGATGAAGGAGGCCGCCGAGTTCTGGCTCGACAACCTGCGCACCGACCCGCGCGACGGCACGCTCGTCGTCACGCCGAGCTACTCGCCCGAGCACGGCGACTTCTCGGCGGGCGGCGCCATGGCCCAGCAGATCGTCCACGACCTGCTCACCAACACGCTGGAGGCGGCCCGCACGCTCGGCGAGTCACGGGCGTTCCGCGTCGAGCTGGAGCAGGCCCTCGACGCGCTCGACCCGGGCCTGCGCGTCGGCTCCTGGGGGCAGCTCCAGGAGTGGAAGGCGGACGTGGACGACAAGAACGACGACCACCGGCACGTCTCCCACCTCTACGCCCTGCACCCCGGACGCCAGATCGAGCCGGGCAGCCGGTGGGCCGACGCGGCGAAGGTCTCCCTGACGGCGCGCGGCGACGGCGGCACCGGCTGGTCCAAGGCGTGGAAGATCAACTTCTGGGCACGCCTGCGCGACGGCGACCACGCGCACAAGATGCTCGGCGAACAGCTCACGTTCTCGACCCTGCCCAACCTCTGGGACACCCACCCGCCGTTCCAGATCGACGGCAACTTCGGCGCGACCTCCGGCATCGTGGAGATGCTGCTCCAGAGCCAGCACGACGTCATCGAGGTACTGCCCGCGCTGCCCGCGGGGTGGCCCGAAGGAGCGGTGCGCGGCCTCAGGGCGCGCGGCGGCGCCACCGTCGACATCGAGTGGTCGGCGGGGCGGGCCAGCCGCATCGTCGTGCGGGCGACGCGCACCCGTGAACTCACCGTGCGCAGCGACCTGTTGAGCGGTGGGAGGCGCACGTTCAAGGCGCGGGCCGGGCAGCGGTACGTCTTCGTGTGA
- a CDS encoding DUF397 domain-containing protein, translating into MAESTTQQHPFMGWDKPQLDLSTADWRSSSEGRGDVEIAFVEGFVAMRNGGRPESPSLIFTPAEWGAFVHGARAGEFDLT; encoded by the coding sequence GTGGCCGAAAGCACCACTCAGCAGCACCCGTTCATGGGCTGGGACAAGCCCCAGCTCGACCTCAGCACGGCCGACTGGCGATCGAGCAGCGAAGGGCGCGGGGACGTGGAGATCGCCTTCGTCGAAGGGTTCGTCGCGATGCGCAACGGGGGGCGGCCGGAGAGCCCGTCCCTGATCTTCACCCCCGCGGAGTGGGGGGCGTTCGTCCACGGGGCACGTGCGGGCGAGTTCGACCTGACGTAG
- a CDS encoding Zn-ribbon domain-containing OB-fold protein, with product MASAPSPEVLRAPLVVEFPFTRSLGPVQSAFLTGLRERTVLGVRTGDGRTLVPPVEYDPVTAEEIRELVEVSDTGTVTTWAWNHEPRRGQPLDTPFAWVLVKLDGADTALLHALDVPGPDAVRSGMRVRIRWADERVGAITDIACFEAYEGGDAVRPAPHSGEFADPVTGIVAAARLDYTYSPGRAQSAYIGALAERRTVGERCPSCRKVYVPPRGACPTCGVATAERVEVGPRGTVTTYCIVNIKAKNLDIEVPYVYAHIALDGADLALHARIAGIPYDQVRMGLRVEPVWTEGGRFPDHYRPTGEPDADYDTYKELV from the coding sequence ATGGCTTCTGCTCCCTCGCCCGAGGTGCTGCGTGCGCCTCTGGTCGTCGAGTTTCCGTTCACCCGGTCCCTCGGGCCCGTGCAGAGCGCTTTCCTCACCGGGCTGCGTGAGCGCACCGTGCTCGGGGTGCGGACCGGCGACGGCAGGACGCTCGTCCCGCCCGTCGAGTACGACCCCGTGACCGCCGAAGAGATACGCGAGCTGGTCGAGGTCTCCGACACGGGCACCGTGACCACCTGGGCCTGGAACCACGAGCCCCGGCGTGGTCAGCCGCTCGACACCCCCTTCGCCTGGGTGCTCGTGAAGCTGGACGGCGCCGACACCGCGCTGCTGCACGCCCTCGACGTGCCGGGGCCCGACGCCGTGCGCAGCGGCATGCGCGTGCGGATCCGGTGGGCCGACGAGCGGGTCGGCGCCATCACGGACATCGCCTGCTTCGAGGCGTACGAGGGCGGGGACGCCGTGCGACCGGCGCCCCACAGCGGCGAGTTCGCCGACCCCGTGACCGGGATCGTCGCGGCCGCGCGGCTCGACTACACCTACTCGCCGGGCCGTGCGCAGAGCGCGTACATCGGCGCCCTCGCCGAGCGGAGGACCGTCGGCGAGCGCTGCCCGTCCTGCCGCAAGGTGTACGTGCCGCCGCGCGGCGCCTGCCCCACCTGCGGCGTGGCCACGGCCGAGCGGGTGGAGGTCGGACCGCGCGGCACCGTCACGACGTACTGCATCGTCAACATCAAGGCGAAGAACCTCGACATCGAAGTGCCGTACGTCTACGCCCACATCGCCCTCGACGGCGCCGACCTCGCCCTGCACGCCCGCATCGCGGGAATCCCGTACGACCAGGTCCGCATGGGCCTGCGCGTCGAACCGGTCTGGACCGAGGGTGGCCGTTTCCCCGACCACTACCGGCCCACCGGCGAGCCCGACGCCGACTACGACACGTACAAGGAGCTGGTGTAG
- a CDS encoding acyl-CoA synthetase: MEYNLADLFESVVDVVPDREALVHVDHPGTGAERRLTYAELDAAANRVAHHLIDSGLKPGEHLGLHLYNGVEYLQTVLGCLKARLVPVNVNYRYVEEELVYLYRDADLAALVFDAEFTERVAAAVPRTEKLRHLVRVGTPPADAPALDAVAFTDAEAAGSPERGFGPRSADDQFIIYTGGTTGMPKGVMWRQEDLFFAGLFGGEPTGEPVKRPEELAERVAAGSPGLTFFPTPPLMHGTSTLTSFIAFNYGQRVVIHSKYVPEEVLRTIEREKVSSVSLVGDAMLRPLIDALHGPLKGTDLSSLFSVSSSGAIMSETVRAQFQALVPNVLLLNNFGSSESGSNGKATDDSGPEKGFRLEVNERTQVVDLATHEPVPVGEPGRLAQRGHVPLGYYNDPRKTAETFFQKDGERWVLLGDMATVDDQGIVTVLGRGSQCINTGGEKVYPEEVEQALKSHPDVYDALVAGVPDERWGNRVAAVVQLRADAPSLDLEAVQTHCRTLLAGYKIPRAVVFTDHIQRSPSGKADYRWAKAVAAEGQV, translated from the coding sequence GTGGAGTACAACCTTGCCGACCTGTTCGAGTCGGTCGTCGACGTGGTCCCGGACCGCGAGGCGCTCGTCCATGTCGACCATCCCGGCACCGGCGCGGAGCGCCGCCTCACCTACGCGGAACTGGACGCGGCCGCCAACCGCGTCGCGCACCACCTGATCGACAGCGGCCTGAAACCGGGCGAGCACCTGGGCCTGCACCTGTACAACGGCGTCGAGTACCTCCAGACGGTCCTCGGCTGCCTCAAGGCACGCCTCGTGCCCGTCAACGTCAACTACCGCTACGTGGAAGAGGAGTTGGTCTACCTCTACCGCGACGCGGACCTCGCGGCGCTCGTCTTCGACGCCGAGTTCACCGAGCGGGTCGCGGCGGCGGTGCCGCGCACGGAGAAGCTGCGGCACCTGGTGCGGGTCGGCACGCCGCCCGCCGACGCGCCCGCGCTCGACGCGGTGGCGTTCACCGACGCGGAGGCCGCAGGATCACCGGAGCGCGGCTTCGGGCCGCGGTCGGCCGACGACCAGTTCATCATCTACACCGGCGGCACGACCGGCATGCCCAAGGGCGTCATGTGGCGCCAGGAGGACCTGTTCTTCGCCGGCCTCTTCGGCGGCGAGCCGACGGGCGAGCCGGTCAAGCGCCCCGAGGAACTGGCCGAGCGGGTCGCCGCGGGCAGCCCCGGGCTCACCTTCTTCCCCACCCCGCCGCTGATGCACGGCACGTCCACGCTGACGTCGTTCATCGCGTTCAACTACGGCCAGCGGGTGGTCATCCACAGCAAGTACGTCCCCGAAGAGGTGCTCCGTACGATCGAGCGGGAGAAGGTCTCCAGCGTCTCCCTGGTCGGCGACGCGATGCTCAGGCCCCTCATCGACGCGCTGCACGGCCCGCTCAAGGGCACCGACCTCTCCTCCCTCTTCAGCGTCTCCTCGTCCGGGGCGATCATGTCGGAGACGGTCCGCGCCCAGTTCCAGGCGCTCGTGCCCAACGTGCTGCTCCTCAACAACTTCGGCTCGTCCGAGTCCGGCTCCAACGGCAAGGCGACGGACGACTCGGGACCCGAGAAGGGCTTCCGCCTGGAGGTCAACGAGCGCACCCAGGTGGTCGACCTCGCGACGCACGAGCCGGTACCGGTCGGCGAGCCCGGCCGCCTGGCCCAGCGCGGCCACGTCCCGCTCGGCTACTACAACGACCCGCGCAAGACGGCCGAAACCTTCTTCCAGAAGGACGGCGAGCGCTGGGTGCTGCTCGGCGACATGGCGACGGTCGACGACCAGGGCATCGTCACCGTGCTCGGGCGCGGCTCGCAGTGCATCAACACGGGCGGCGAGAAGGTGTACCCCGAGGAGGTCGAGCAGGCCCTGAAGTCCCATCCGGACGTGTACGACGCGCTGGTCGCCGGGGTGCCCGACGAGCGCTGGGGCAACCGCGTCGCCGCCGTCGTCCAACTCCGCGCGGACGCGCCCTCGTTGGACCTGGAAG
- a CDS encoding thiolase domain-containing protein — protein sequence MAPRKPSVMRPAREVAIVAFGQTRHQRSTDELSEVEMLMPVLHEVLAATGLKTSDIGFTCSGSSDYLAGRAFSFTMALDGVGAWPPISESHVEMDGAWALYEAWTKLQTGEADTALVYSYGKSSPGSVRDVLTRQLDPYYVAPLWPDAVALAALQAQALIDAGDTDEPALAGIATRSRASADANPHAQRGSSAGQGDYAVRPLRRGDCPPVGDGAAAVILAAGDRARDLCERPAWIRGIDHRIEAHALGVRDLTESPSTRLAAERAGVFERPVDTAELHAPFTSQEVVLRKALALGDDVEVNPSGGALAANPVMAAGLIRLGETAARIHRGASDRAVAHATSGPCLQQNLVAVLEGDAS from the coding sequence ATGGCGCCCCGCAAGCCGTCCGTGATGCGGCCCGCCCGCGAGGTGGCGATCGTCGCCTTCGGGCAGACCCGGCACCAGCGGTCCACCGACGAGCTCTCCGAGGTGGAGATGCTCATGCCGGTGCTGCACGAGGTCCTCGCCGCCACCGGCCTGAAGACCAGCGACATCGGCTTCACCTGCTCGGGCTCGTCCGACTACCTGGCGGGGCGGGCCTTCTCCTTCACGATGGCCCTCGACGGAGTGGGCGCCTGGCCGCCGATCTCCGAGTCGCACGTCGAGATGGACGGCGCCTGGGCGCTGTACGAGGCGTGGACGAAACTCCAGACCGGCGAGGCGGACACCGCGCTCGTGTACTCCTACGGGAAGTCGTCGCCCGGCTCCGTGCGCGACGTCCTGACCCGGCAGCTCGACCCGTACTACGTGGCCCCGCTCTGGCCCGACGCCGTGGCGCTCGCCGCGCTCCAGGCGCAGGCGCTCATCGACGCGGGCGACACCGACGAGCCCGCACTCGCCGGGATCGCCACGCGCAGCCGGGCATCGGCCGACGCCAACCCCCATGCGCAACGCGGCAGTTCGGCCGGTCAGGGAGACTACGCCGTACGACCCCTGCGCAGGGGCGACTGCCCGCCGGTCGGCGACGGGGCCGCCGCGGTGATCCTGGCCGCCGGGGACCGCGCGCGTGACCTGTGCGAGCGGCCCGCCTGGATCCGGGGCATCGACCACCGCATCGAGGCGCACGCGCTCGGCGTCCGCGACCTGACCGAATCGCCCTCGACACGTCTCGCCGCCGAGCGGGCGGGCGTCTTCGAACGGCCCGTGGACACCGCCGAGTTGCACGCGCCCTTCACCTCCCAGGAGGTCGTCCTGCGCAAGGCCCTCGCACTCGGCGACGACGTCGAGGTGAACCCCTCGGGCGGCGCGCTCGCCGCCAACCCCGTCATGGCCGCGGGCCTCATCCGGCTCGGCGAGACCGCCGCCCGCATCCACCGGGGCGCGTCGGACAGGGCCGTCGCGCACGCCACGTCAGGTCCCTGTCTCCAGCAGAACCTCGTCGCCGTCCTCGAAGGAGACGCGTCATGA